From the genome of Thermococcus chitonophagus, one region includes:
- a CDS encoding DEAD/DEAH box helicase family protein → MKLYYDKGTIRVEGQGYVPHAKWDPRCKCYRALGYRYRDIVEFLTQENIEFEDHVFENAIPSPVYDEVEFELRDYQVEAVEKWMKEKKGIIVLPTGSGKTIIAMEIIRRLSLSTLVVVPTLALLEQWKERLSIFGEVGEFSGKKKELKPITVTTYDSAYINAEILGDKFFLIVFDECHHLPSEAYRNIAQMSAAPYRLGLTAFPERADNLHTLLPSKGAGEH, encoded by the coding sequence ATGAAGCTCTACTACGACAAAGGAACGATAAGGGTAGAGGGACAAGGCTACGTACCTCACGCCAAGTGGGATCCTAGGTGTAAGTGCTACAGGGCTCTAGGTTACAGGTATAGAGACATAGTCGAGTTTCTAACCCAGGAAAATATTGAATTCGAGGATCACGTCTTCGAGAATGCAATTCCTTCTCCCGTGTACGATGAGGTTGAGTTTGAGCTTAGGGATTACCAGGTTGAAGCTGTCGAGAAGTGGATGAAGGAGAAGAAGGGAATAATAGTTCTGCCGACGGGCTCTGGGAAGACAATAATTGCCATGGAGATCATAAGAAGGCTGTCACTATCTACGCTAGTAGTCGTCCCGACCCTTGCTCTGCTGGAGCAGTGGAAGGAGAGGCTCAGCATTTTCGGTGAAGTTGGAGAATTCTCGGGAAAGAAAAAGGAGCTGAAGCCTATAACGGTCACAACTTATGACTCAGCCTACATAAACGCTGAAATCCTGGGGGATAAGTTCTTCCTTATAGTGTTTGACGAATGCCACCACCTTCCCTCAGAGGCCTACAGGAATATAGCCCAGATGAGTGCCGCTCCTTATAGGTTGGGATTAACCGCATTTCCCGAGAGGGCGGATAACCTTCACACCTTACTACCAAGCAAAGGAGCAGGAGAGCATTAA